A segment of the Panacibacter ginsenosidivorans genome:
CCACAAAACTTATAGCGCATTGTGAAGAAGACAAAAAAAAGGATATAACAAAGATCAACACAAATGACCAGACAATTATGTTAATTGGCCCCGAGGGAGATTTTACTACAGACGAAATAACCCTTGCATTGCAAAATAATTATATAGCTATATCACTTGGCACTACAAGACTAAGAACAGAAACAGCGGGTTTGGTGGCAGCAGCGTTCCTAAAAAATCTTTCCTGAAGAAATTTAAGCTCTTTATTAAATTCTACATAAAACACTTACGAGCGTTGGGCTATAACCTGTTTTTAATTAAATTATGTAGAAAGAGAATGTAATTTTATGTTGTACCTAAATGAAATAACATGTCCCGGAAAAACTACACCCTAATTCTCTTGTCATTGAATGCCATTCTAAATGCTTTGCTTATTAATTTCAAAATCTTGCACCTGGTTAATATTGATTGGTTGTATGTATTTACACCAACCTGGATCAGTATTGCTATCGTACTTGCCGGCGCGGTAAGATTCTCCATCAGACATAAGTGATATTTGTTGTGTATGTAAAATTTCTGTTCATTCCTGAATGAACAAATAATGTGTTGCTAAGCCTTCTTTGCTATAAGCACATAGGTGTTTCATTTTTTCATGATAATTTTTCGGTTTATTTTTATCAGCATGTTACTACATGTACATCCGGATAATCCAAATCCGCGACATATAAAAACAATTACCGAATGTTTACAGGATGGTGGTGTCATCATTTACCCTACCGATACCATATATGGTTTGGGATGCGATATTTTTCAACATAAAGCCATTGAACGTATCAGTAAAATAAAAAATGTGCAACCCGAAAAAGCGCAGCTTAGTTTTATATGTTATGACCTTAGCGATCTTAGCCAATATACAAAAAGCATCTCGACTCCTCTATACCGATTATTAAAAAGTTACTTACCGGGGCCTTATACTTTTATTTTACCGGCCAGTAAAGAAGTGCCTAAAATTTTAAAGAGCAAAAAAAATACGATAGGGTTACGTGTACCTGATAACAATATTGCAAGAACAATTGTACATGAGTTAGGTCACCCTATTCTTTCAGCATCACTGCCGGGAGAAATGGTAGAAGAATATACAGATCCGGATATGATGTATGAAAACTTCAAAAACCTTGTAGATATTGTTATTGATGGTGGTGCCGGAGGTATGGAGCCCTCTACTGTTATAGATTGTACAAAAGAACCTTATGAAATAATAAGAATGGGTGCAGG
Coding sequences within it:
- a CDS encoding L-threonylcarbamoyladenylate synthase → MLLHVHPDNPNPRHIKTITECLQDGGVIIYPTDTIYGLGCDIFQHKAIERISKIKNVQPEKAQLSFICYDLSDLSQYTKSISTPLYRLLKSYLPGPYTFILPASKEVPKILKSKKNTIGLRVPDNNIARTIVHELGHPILSASLPGEMVEEYTDPDMMYENFKNLVDIVIDGGAGGMEPSTVIDCTKEPYEIIRMGAGVWEEME